One stretch of Rhinatrema bivittatum chromosome 8, aRhiBiv1.1, whole genome shotgun sequence DNA includes these proteins:
- the SERPINF2 gene encoding alpha-2-antiplasmin translates to MKLLSALLALLLSGLQPSLKALATDRLFLDPAGGESDEHSGDVADVTLANESSLEPSTITVSTLCTETTGSALQDSTSDTWEEIHPNAGTTVFPLMSTPWPVEVTPVPEDQVAAGIAAESHEQENTSEEGDDEEGACPKSVSPEAMRNLSEAMMKFSIDLFRQVDLESKKPNVILSPFSIALSLAQLALGAGNQTERKLLETLHMGSVKCLHSTLKSVRKQLTKTILSIAARIYTKKGFQVKESFLKSLESFYGAKPVNLAGKGEEDLIAINKWVKEVTGGKIPKFLSHLPEDLVLLLLTAVHFKGLWRNKFDPSFTTQDKFHVSEQEVVTVEMMKAPKYPLSWFTLPNLEAQVARFPFKGNLSFVVVVPNKFEWDFFSVLQSLNQTDLFFRFPKASSTLVKVPKLVLDYQLELNAVLTRMGLGELFTHPDLSRISNESLLVSSIQHQTTLELNEDGVEASAVTGVVMYRSVSTFSLNQPFIFFLLDDTTRLPLYLGKVRNPNPSSSTKRNEQKDSPHLNHFMKSLDPK, encoded by the exons CATTCAGGTGATGTGGCTGATGTAACCTTAGCTAATGAATCCTCATTAGAGCCCAGCACCATTACTGTGTCTACCTTGTGCACAGAAACAACAGGCTCTGCACTACAGGACTCCACCTCTGATACTTGGGAAGAAATCCACCCAAATGCAGGAACAACTGTCTTCCCCCTGATGTCCACACCATGGCCAGTGGAAGTCACCCCTGTTCCAGAGGACCAGGTAGCGGCAGGGATTGCAGCAGAAAGTCACGAGCAGGAAAACACCTCAGAAGAAGGGGATGATGAAGAAGGTGCATGCCCAAAATCTGTGTCCCCAGAAGCCATGCGTAATCTTTCTGAAGCTATGATGAAATTCAGCATTGACCTCTTCAGACAAGTTGACCTGGAATCCAAAAAGCCCAATGTGATCTTATCACCTTTCAGCATCGCCCTCAGCCTGGCCCAACTTGCTCTAG GAGCTGGGAACCAGACGGAGAGGAAGCTATTGGAGACTCTGCACATGGGCTCTGTGAAGTGCCTGCACAGTACACTAAAAAGTGTTCGGAAACAGCTCACAAAAACCATCCTGAGCATCGCCGCCCGGATCTACACCAAGAAAG GATTCCAGGTGAAGGAAAGCTTCCTGAAGAGCTTGGAGAGTTTTTATGGAGCCAAACCTGTGAACCTGGCGGGGAAGGGCGAGGAGGACCTTATCGCCATAAATAAGTGGGTCAAGGAGGTGACAGGCGGCAAAATTCCCAAATTCCTCTCACATCTTCCAGAGGacctagtgctgctgctgctcaccgCTGTGCACTTTAAAG GACTTTGGAGGAATAAGTTTGATCCCAGTTTCACCACACAGGACAAGTTCCACGTGAGTGAGCAGGAGGTGGTTACAGTAGAGATGATGAAAGCTCCTAAGTACCCCCTCAGCTGGTTCACCCTGCCTAATCTGGAAGCTCAG GTTGCCAGATTCCCCTTCAAAGGAAACCTCAGTTTTGTCGTCGTCGTGCCCAACAAATTTGAGTGGGATTTCTTCAGTGTGCTCCAAAGCCTCAACCAGACAGATCTCTTCTTCCGCTTTCCCAAAGCGTCATCCACCCTGGTGAAAGTGCCCAAGTTAGTGCTGGATTATCAGCTGGAGCTCAACGCTGTGCTCACCAGGATGG GCCTGGGAGAGCTGTTTACCCACCCGGACCTCAGCAGGATCTCCAATGAGTCGTTGCTTGTGTCCAGCATCCAGCATCAGACCACATTAGAACTGAACGAAGATGGGGTGGAGGCCTCAGCTGTCACGGGAGTGGTCATGTACCGCTCAGTGTCCACCTTCAGCCTCAACCAGCCtttcatcttcttcctcctcgATGACACGACACGTCTCCCACTGTACCTAGGCAAAGTCCGAAACCCAAACCCCAGTTCTTCTACAAAAAGGAACGAGCAGAAGGACTCCCCACATCTAAACCACTTCATGAAAAGTTTGGACCCAAAATAA